ATCCGAGGGTCCCAGGGGGACAGTGAGGAATGTGGGCTCAGTGCCCTGGCGTTATTGAGGCAGTGGGGCAAACATGGCTTGGAACCATCCCCTTAACTTCAAGAGAACATTTTCCTaaaaatcccagcctggaaaTGCTCTCGCCTGggctcctctgccctggggtgcaggcagggatcCCCAAGGTtccccacacaaacacagcagctgctcagctccctggGTCCCGGTATCCAGTTTGGGGGTCTGGGGGCACCTCTTGAGCCCCCCAAGCTCTGtctctccccctgccctggtccCCTCGGCCTGCCCTGAGGTTGCTCAAGAGGCTGCAGCCGCTGCGTGACCTCATCCTGTTGctattttcctctgctcctctctggggACCTTCCAGACCCCCCAAAAAGCCACGGCCAGCCCCTGGGGACCATGACCCCCGTGGGATGGGGGAAGGATTCTGTCCCCTCGGCCGGAGGGGAGCTGGCGCCGCCAGGGTTTCTCCGGTGCCGCCGGCGGCGTCGCGGCTCCCCGAAATAAAGGCTCCGTCCGTCTGGCGGCCCCGGCGGCTCCCAGCAGCTGCGGCACTTAAGGCTGCGGCCTTAAGTGCTCAGTGATGAAATCTTAGAGGGGAAGGGGGACAGGCGAGGGGAGGCCGGGGCTGAGGGCGGCCTggaggagctccagcagcatccggccctgctcctgcagcccaggtggggatggggctgagCTTTCCCCTGTGCACCCAGTGCTGGGCTCAATCTCCTCATCCAGGGTCTCCATTCCACCGTGCCCAGGTTCTGCATCCCACATGGTCCATAATCCCCATTGCTGCTCATCCAAGAATCCCATCCCACCCTAGCCACGATCCCCATCCTGCTTTGCCCAGTCTCCATCCCTCCTTGTCCAGCATCTTCATCCCGCCCTGCCCACGGTTCCCACCCTTCATTGCTCAGAGTCctcatccatccctgcccagtgTTTCCATTTCCCCTCGCCCGAgatccccatccctccctgcctaGTGTCCCCACCCTCGCAGCCGGGATCCCGGTCCCAGTTCCCGGTGCCAGCTCCCACCGCCCATTACGATGCCGTTTTTGCCTGCAGCggccgcgggcccggcccctcggagccgggcagggccgggaccgcccggccccgctgtgTAATTTGGGGCAGCAGGAACGCGGGGCCGCGCAGGGCTGGGCTCGGCGGCACAGCCCGCCCGGGGAACCGGCAATTTGAGGCATTTCGGCCTTGCTCTGCTTCTAATTTGCTTCCCTGGGCTGCGCTTTGCTGTGCCAGCAAAATACCCGGAGGGGACCcgtcctgcagagctgcacgAGGAGTGTGGAGCTCCGTGTGCAGCGAGATTGTTCCACCCCTGGCCTCCTGTCACCCCCGGTGCCACCCCGGACCTCCTGTCACCCACCACAGCCCCGTGCCACCCCCGGCCCCCTGTCACCCACCACAGCCCGGTGCCACCCCACCGCACCCTGCCCCGCCCCGCTGCCCGGCGGGGTCCCCGAGCATCCCGCTGTGACACGGCGCAGGCTGCCCGTGCATTCCTGTGCCGCGAGGGGGGCGATGGCAGCCCGGCAGGACCTGCTGACTGCGCCAAATAGGGCGATGCCGGCTCCCGCTCCCGGCTCCCGCTCCCGGCTCCCGCTCCCGGCTCCCGCTCCCGGCTCCCGCTCCCGGCTCCCGCTCCCGGCTCCCGCGGTGGAGGGAGGTTTCTCCTCGCTGGGCTCCTGCTGGAGAGCGGccggcacagggctgggagagcgGGAGCAATCCCCGGATCTGCACCCATCCAATCCCTCGGGACACATCCCTCGGCCTCATCCTCACCGGGGGCAGAGGGCgggtgagctgctctggggtgaAGCCAGAGGATGGGAGCATCCCTTGTCCCCTGTGGGGGCACAGTGGGACACAGCAGGGTGACACCAGCAAGGAGGCCACGGTCAGGGTGTCCTGTGTGGGGACCAGCCACGGGCGCCGGCTGCGGGTCCCCTGGCCCGGCTGAGTCACCCATAAACATTTACATTCACAgccggagcggggccgtgcAGCTGCCAGGATCCAGATGGAAAATATCCCAAGCACAGAGTGAATGTAAACAGGCAGCAGGGCCGGGATGCAGGTGAACGACCACGCTGGCAATTCCCCCTGGCCAGACAGCCCAGAGTGGCCTTCGAGGAGGCTGCAAGCCTGGGGATGTGGGGAAGGGGGTGTGGGGATGCAGGAATGGGgatgtgggaatgggaatgctgaatttggcagggcaggggtggggatgGAGAGATGGGGACATTGAACCTGgtcacagcagggatggggatggggatgtggGGAGGTGGGGATGTGGGGAGGTGGGGATGTGGGGTGACTGACACCTGCCTGAGTGGGTGAAATGGTGAGACCTTCACCGGCCTCTCAGGGATTtgctctccccatccctcccatcctcattcccagtcccagccGGGGCCAGCGCTGCCGGACGGTGCCGAGACCTTGTGGCCACCGTTCGCCCCCGGGGCCGAGCACCTGACAGGCAGCGGCGGCTCCGGAGGCGTCCCCGCCTCGCTGCAGCGACCGCAGGCAGGAACACGTTTTGCCACGGGCGCGCTcgtcctgtccctgtccccagccccggcgTTTCCGCCCCGGCCCTCCCGCCCTTCCAGCTCCCACACGGGGAGAAGGGCCCGGGGTCTGGTCCCTGCCCGGCGAGGGGTGGCCGCGGGTTTCGTTTCTGCTCCCCCAGGGGCTTGAGGGGGAGGATGGAGAAGCGAAATTTTGGCAGCAGGATGTGGGCAGGCggcggggcagggagggggctggcgggtgccatccctgccaggaAGAGACCACCACGTCCAGGTAACTTTTTAATGGGATGGACCTCGAGGGCTGAGCTACGAGCTCTTCGTCACACGGGTCCAAGCTAAAACACCGGGGGACAGCGGGTCCCCTGCCCTAGGCTCCACCGGGGACACCAGGCAGGGGACACCGGGCAGGCGGCCCCGCAGCGCTGCGGGATGCAGGAGCATCCCCGGGGTTCAGGAGTGCTCCGGCAGGAAGCTGCTGAGAGTCAGGTTGTCTCCGTCGGGCTCGGGGCTGCCgtcgggcagcagcagcttgtgcCGCCGGGCCGGGACAGGCCGGGGGCCGGCGGCCGTCTCAGCGTCGGGCAGGAGCGAGGAGATACAAATCATCTCGGTGCGGCTGAAGCGGCGCTGCCCCGTCCGCGCCCGCCGCCACAGCAGCGTCCCCAGCACCCCCGTGCACACCAGGAAGGTGGCggccaccagccccagcagcagcatggccagcaggcaCTTGCTCATCACCCCGCTGGGCTCCCAGGGCGCCGCGGAGCCCCCCGGCGTCGTGTCCCAAGCGGCCGGGAGGGTCGGTGCAGGCGGAGCTCCGGATTCCTTGCGTTTCTTGTGGCCCGTGGTGGTGAGGACAAAGGCTGGGGAGGGTGTTGAGCGTGGCCCcgtggaggagctgctgcccggGCCATCAGTCACTGTGCCCTCCTCGATGGGTGACGTGAGCcagctgggggtggcagtggcgCTGCTCTTTTGGGCTGCTGACGGTGCGGGCTCTGAGCCTGGCAGCAGGTCGGCAGCAGGGGAATCGGTCTCATCCGCGGGATCAGCTGTGGTTGGCACCGCGAATGCCCGGCTGGCCTtggtgctgggtgctggtggTGGGGCAGAGGTGAGGAGCAGGCTGAGATCAGGGGGATCGGTCTCATCCACGGGCTCGGCTGTGGTGGACACTGCAGACAcctggggcaggctggggctgg
The sequence above is a segment of the Prinia subflava isolate CZ2003 ecotype Zambia chromosome 19, Cam_Psub_1.2, whole genome shotgun sequence genome. Coding sequences within it:
- the SELPLG gene encoding P-selectin glycoprotein ligand 1, translating into MALGRAVLVLLVLSPLRACGAELLQPGLPRGGQWVWGAAKPLPLSREKRDDRGQEPGATAMISSDKSRGVSVPPPAPGTTASLLHVPATADPMDDSPEPELLLSSTTPEPSTNASLIWVPAVSTTAEPMDETDSLKPDLLEDSVSPTVPSPSLPQVSAVSTTAEPVDETDPPDLSLLLTSAPPPAPSTKASRAFAVPTTADPADETDSPAADLLPGSEPAPSAAQKSSATATPSWLTSPIEEGTVTDGPGSSSSTGPRSTPSPAFVLTTTGHKKRKESGAPPAPTLPAAWDTTPGGSAAPWEPSGVMSKCLLAMLLLGLVAATFLVCTGVLGTLLWRRARTGQRRFSRTEMICISSLLPDAETAAGPRPVPARRHKLLLPDGSPEPDGDNLTLSSFLPEHS